One genomic window of Sphingomonas sp. C3-2 includes the following:
- a CDS encoding GNAT family N-acetyltransferase — MNTGFVTAPVLDLGRVILRPDVLTDFEHFVEIWADPGVTRFIGGRPFTRSESWSRFLRNAGLWPMLGYGYWAVIDKEGGAYWGNAGFADFERGIDAIAAIPEAGWALAPEAQGKGLASLIVGALVGWADAHLPHAATCCIIDPDNVASIRVAEKNGFRPGMVADYAGSQVRVFNRPRTQAAALVG, encoded by the coding sequence ATGAACACTGGCTTTGTCACCGCGCCTGTCCTCGATCTGGGGCGCGTCATCCTGCGGCCCGATGTGCTGACCGATTTCGAACATTTCGTCGAAATCTGGGCCGATCCCGGCGTCACCCGCTTTATTGGTGGGCGGCCGTTCACCCGTTCGGAAAGCTGGTCGCGCTTCCTGCGCAATGCGGGGCTGTGGCCGATGCTCGGCTATGGCTATTGGGCGGTGATCGATAAGGAGGGCGGCGCCTATTGGGGCAATGCCGGCTTTGCCGATTTCGAGCGGGGGATCGATGCGATCGCCGCGATTCCCGAGGCGGGCTGGGCCTTGGCGCCCGAGGCGCAGGGCAAGGGGCTGGCGTCGCTGATTGTCGGGGCGCTGGTGGGGTGGGCCGATGCCCATCTGCCGCATGCCGCAACCTGCTGCATCATCGATCCGGATAATGTGGCCTCGATCCGCGTGGCCGAGAAAAATGGCTTCCGGCCCGGCATGGTCGCCGATTATGCCGGAAGCCAGGTCAGGGTGTTCAACCGCCCGCGCACTCAGGCCGCAGCACTGGTGGGCTGA
- the hutG gene encoding N-formylglutamate deformylase, with protein sequence MNDWLHISRGEMPLIVSIPHAGTRIPPEIADDFVSPALAQGDADLHVERLYAFAADMGATVIRTDISRSAIDMNRDPSGASLYPGQATTELCPTTSFDGTALYAPGRQPGAEEIARRRARWFAPYHYAISNEIVRLRALHPHIVLYDAHSIRSHVPRLFAGELPQFNIGTNGGTSCAALLTSAVEAACDASGLGRVTNGRFRGGWITRHYGAPDTGVHAIQMELAMRGYLDEASPFPAPWDPARAAPLQTILQAALAACLIFAKDHP encoded by the coding sequence ATGAACGACTGGCTGCACATCAGCCGGGGGGAGATGCCCCTCATCGTGAGCATCCCCCATGCCGGGACGCGTATCCCGCCCGAGATCGCGGACGATTTCGTCTCGCCCGCCCTCGCGCAGGGCGATGCCGACCTGCATGTCGAGCGGCTCTACGCTTTCGCCGCAGACATGGGCGCAACGGTGATCCGCACCGATATTTCGCGCAGCGCGATCGACATGAACCGCGATCCATCGGGCGCCTCCCTCTATCCGGGGCAGGCGACCACCGAACTCTGCCCCACCACCAGCTTCGACGGCACCGCGCTCTATGCGCCCGGCCGCCAGCCGGGGGCCGAAGAGATCGCCCGGCGGCGCGCGCGCTGGTTTGCTCCCTATCACTACGCGATTTCTAATGAGATCGTGCGACTCAGGGCGCTTCACCCGCATATCGTGCTCTACGATGCCCATTCGATCCGCAGCCATGTGCCGCGCCTGTTCGCGGGCGAATTGCCGCAATTCAATATCGGCACCAATGGCGGCACCAGCTGTGCCGCCTTGCTGACAAGCGCCGTTGAGGCCGCCTGTGACGCGTCCGGGCTTGGCCGCGTCACCAATGGTCGCTTTCGCGGCGGCTGGATCACCCGCCATTACGGCGCGCCGGACACGGGGGTTCACGCGATCCAGATGGAACTCGCGATGCGCGGCTATCTCGATGAAGCCAGTCCCTTCCCCGCGCCCTGGGATCCAGCGCGCGCCGCCCCTCTCCAGACCATTCTTCAGGCCGCGCTGGCGGCCTGCCTCATCTTCGCGAAGGACCATCCATGA
- a CDS encoding GNAT family N-acetyltransferase, with protein sequence MFVRTSRLLLRPGWAEDAPALAHAIGEEAIVRNLATAPWPYDEREARAFLEMERDPFLPGFLIFARTQGAPRLVGGCGLARLPASDAVELGYWISRPHWGLGYATEAARGVLDVAQALGIRELAASHFIDNPASGRVLRKLGFRPTGRIVQHHSTARGTDAPAALYTRGEEDDGRPIMPAGVQWRNSRGSRRAGRAQPTSAAA encoded by the coding sequence ATGTTTGTGCGGACTTCGAGATTGCTGCTGCGGCCCGGCTGGGCCGAGGATGCGCCCGCACTCGCCCATGCGATCGGCGAGGAAGCGATCGTGCGCAACCTGGCAACCGCCCCCTGGCCCTATGACGAGCGCGAAGCCCGCGCCTTTCTGGAAATGGAACGCGATCCGTTCCTCCCCGGCTTCCTGATCTTCGCCCGCACCCAGGGCGCGCCGCGTCTGGTCGGCGGCTGCGGCCTGGCACGGCTGCCCGCCAGCGACGCCGTGGAACTGGGCTATTGGATCAGCCGTCCGCATTGGGGCCTGGGCTATGCGACCGAGGCCGCGCGCGGCGTGCTCGATGTCGCGCAGGCGCTTGGCATCCGGGAACTGGCGGCCAGCCACTTCATCGACAACCCGGCATCGGGCCGCGTGCTGCGCAAGCTTGGCTTCCGTCCCACCGGCCGCATCGTCCAGCACCACAGCACCGCGCGCGGCACCGACGCGCCTGCCGCGCTCTACACGCGGGGTGAAGAAGACGATGGCCGCCCGATCATGCCTGCGGGCGTCCAGTGGCGAAATAGCCGCGGCAGCCGCCGTGCCGGCCGCGCTCAGCCCACCAGTGCTGCGGCCTGA
- the obgE gene encoding GTPase ObgE, giving the protein MHFLDQAKIYVRSGTGGPGAVSFRREKFIEYGGPDGGYGGKGGDIIFEAVPGLNTLIDFRYTQHFKAPRGKGGAGSNKTGAGGKDLIIRVPVGTQVLSEDKEQVLLDFTKAGERVVFLRGGDGGRGNASYKTSTNRAPRQHGTGWPGDEAWVWLRLKLLADAGLVGLPNAGKSTFINAVTNAKAKVGDYPFTTVRPQLGVVRHRDREFVVADIPGLIEGAAEGAGIGDRFLGHIERCKVLLHLVDANGEDPAGAYRTVRGELENYGAGLTDKVEIVALNKVDTLDDELIAALSKELAAESGAEVLPLSGVSGQGLDAVLDRLAAAIDLPDPDDEVEDDDEAGTGEWSPI; this is encoded by the coding sequence ATGCATTTTCTCGATCAAGCCAAGATTTATGTGCGGTCCGGCACCGGTGGCCCCGGTGCAGTCAGCTTTCGCCGCGAAAAGTTCATCGAATATGGCGGCCCCGACGGCGGCTATGGCGGCAAGGGCGGCGATATCATCTTCGAGGCCGTACCCGGCCTGAACACGCTGATCGACTTCCGCTACACCCAGCACTTCAAGGCCCCGCGCGGCAAGGGCGGCGCGGGTTCGAACAAGACGGGCGCGGGCGGCAAGGATCTCATCATCCGCGTTCCCGTCGGTACGCAGGTGCTGTCCGAAGACAAGGAACAGGTGCTCCTCGACTTCACCAAGGCGGGTGAGCGCGTGGTCTTCCTGCGCGGCGGCGATGGTGGCCGCGGCAACGCCAGCTACAAGACCTCCACCAACCGCGCGCCGCGCCAGCACGGCACCGGCTGGCCCGGCGATGAGGCATGGGTCTGGCTGCGCCTCAAGCTGCTGGCCGATGCCGGCCTTGTCGGCCTCCCCAATGCCGGCAAGTCGACCTTCATCAACGCCGTGACCAACGCCAAGGCGAAGGTGGGCGATTATCCGTTCACCACCGTCCGCCCGCAGCTGGGCGTCGTGCGGCACCGCGACCGCGAATTCGTGGTGGCCGACATTCCCGGCCTGATCGAGGGCGCAGCCGAGGGCGCCGGCATCGGCGACCGGTTCCTCGGCCATATCGAACGCTGCAAGGTGCTGCTCCATCTGGTCGACGCCAATGGCGAAGATCCGGCCGGGGCCTATCGCACCGTGCGCGGCGAGCTTGAAAATTACGGCGCGGGGCTGACCGACAAGGTCGAGATCGTCGCGCTCAACAAGGTCGATACGCTCGATGACGAGCTGATCGCCGCGCTTTCGAAAGAACTGGCAGCCGAAAGCGGCGCCGAGGTGCTTCCGCTTTCGGGGGTAAGCGGACAGGGGCTGGATGCGGTGCTCGACAGGCTGGCCGCCGCCATCGACCTTCCCGACCCCGATGACGAGGTAGAGGATGATGACGAGGCAGGAACGGGTGAATGGTCGCCGATCTGA
- the rplU gene encoding 50S ribosomal protein L21 — translation MFAIVRTGGKQYRVAAGDKIVVEKLAGNAGDSIALDDVLLAGEGSELKATKGLTVSAEIVAQAKGEKVIVFKKRRRHNYRRKNGHRQQHTILKITAIGASK, via the coding sequence ATGTTCGCTATCGTGCGCACGGGCGGCAAGCAGTATCGCGTTGCCGCAGGAGACAAGATCGTAGTCGAAAAGCTGGCGGGCAACGCCGGCGACAGCATTGCGCTGGACGACGTCCTGCTGGCCGGCGAGGGCAGCGAACTCAAGGCCACCAAGGGCCTCACCGTTTCGGCCGAAATCGTCGCACAGGCGAAGGGCGAAAAGGTCATTGTCTTCAAGAAGCGCCGTCGGCACAACTATCGCCGCAAGAACGGCCACCGTCAGCAGCACACGATCCTGAAGATCACCGCGATCGGCGCTTCCAAGTAA
- a CDS encoding serine hydrolase: MMNWGLGGVSTAWKRTAAALTTLSVLSACSTVVPPSANAPSRSTRTAEQPRVQPRPQPQQQQQARTQPRPQPQQRQPQARPQPPRQQQQARVQPRPAAQGATPRPPVSTPAARPAERVAQAPQSLQQAIRMLGSGFDGQVGIAVRDVHAGWVVEWNGTTPMPQQSVSKLWVASTLLDQVDQGRRSLSDTTLITPGDLTLFHQPIRQFVGKDGYRASLSSLLERAMTQSDNTANDTLLRTVGGPTAVRDFFARKQINGIRFGPGERLLQSGIAGMSWKQEYSVGNAFYTARANLPMTTRQAALDRYLADPMDGATAIGMVEALAKLKRGELLSPRSTDYLITTMQASRTGPRRLRGGVAPGWMFGHKTGTGQELSGRATGYNDVGLLTAPDGRTYAVAVLIGATRRPIIERMQLMQAVSRAVVASHQVPGMVAD, from the coding sequence ATGATGAATTGGGGTTTGGGCGGCGTTTCCACGGCATGGAAGCGGACAGCGGCGGCATTGACGACGCTTTCGGTGCTGTCGGCATGCAGCACGGTGGTGCCGCCATCGGCCAACGCCCCGTCGCGTTCGACGCGGACCGCCGAGCAGCCGCGTGTTCAGCCCCGCCCGCAGCCGCAACAACAGCAACAGGCGCGCACCCAGCCGCGCCCTCAGCCACAGCAGCGCCAGCCGCAGGCACGGCCTCAACCGCCGCGTCAGCAGCAGCAAGCACGCGTCCAGCCCCGCCCCGCGGCGCAGGGGGCGACGCCGCGCCCGCCGGTGAGCACGCCCGCCGCGCGGCCCGCCGAACGCGTGGCGCAGGCGCCCCAGTCGCTTCAGCAGGCGATCCGCATGCTCGGTTCGGGCTTTGACGGGCAGGTGGGCATTGCGGTGCGCGACGTGCATGCGGGCTGGGTGGTCGAGTGGAACGGCACGACGCCGATGCCCCAGCAGAGCGTGAGCAAGCTGTGGGTGGCCTCGACATTGCTTGATCAGGTCGATCAGGGGCGGCGTTCGCTGTCCGACACAACGCTCATCACGCCGGGGGATCTGACGCTCTTTCACCAGCCGATCCGCCAGTTTGTGGGCAAGGACGGCTATCGTGCCTCGCTCTCGTCACTGCTCGAACGCGCGATGACGCAAAGCGACAATACCGCCAACGACACGCTGCTGCGCACCGTTGGCGGGCCGACCGCGGTGCGCGATTTCTTCGCGCGCAAGCAGATCAACGGCATCCGTTTCGGCCCCGGCGAACGGCTGTTGCAGAGCGGGATTGCCGGGATGAGCTGGAAACAGGAATATTCGGTCGGCAACGCCTTTTACACCGCGCGCGCCAATCTGCCGATGACGACGCGTCAGGCCGCGCTCGACCGTTATCTGGCCGATCCGATGGACGGTGCCACTGCAATCGGGATGGTCGAGGCGCTCGCCAAGCTGAAGCGCGGCGAACTGCTTTCGCCCCGGTCCACCGATTATCTCATCACCACGATGCAAGCATCGCGCACCGGCCCGCGCCGCCTGCGCGGCGGCGTCGCGCCCGGCTGGATGTTCGGGCACAAGACGGGGACGGGGCAGGAGCTTTCGGGGCGCGCGACGGGCTATAACGATGTCGGTTTGCTCACCGCGCCCGATGGCCGCACCTATGCGGTGGCGGTGCTGATCGGCGCCACCCGCCGCCCGATCATCGAACGCATGCAACTGATGCAGGCGGTGAGCCGTGCGGTGGTTGCCAGCCATCAGGTGCCGGGCATGGTTGCCGACTGA
- the hutU gene encoding urocanate hydratase, with product MNRLDNSRVIRSPKGAEISAKSWLTEAPLRMLMNNLDPDVAENPQELVVYGGIGRAARDWASFDKIVETLKRLDDDQTLLVQSGKPVGVFRTHKDAPRVLIANSNLVPQWANWDHFHELDRAGLMMYGQMTAGSWIYIGTQGIVQGTYETFVEMGRQHFGGDLSGKWILTAGLGGMGGAQPLAATMAGASCLAVECQPSRIEMRLRTGYLDRQTDSLDEALDIMMNAKTPVSVGLLGNAAEVYPELVRRGVRPDAVTDQTSAHDPINGYLPAGWTLDQWMAARENDPASVEKAARASMAVHVRAMLDFWNQGIPTVDYGNNIRQVAKDEGVENAFDFPGFVPAYIRPLFCRGIGPFRWAALSGDPEDIAKTDAKVKELLPDNAHLHNWLDMAAERIHFQGLPARICWVGLGDRHRLGLAFNEMVRNGELKAPIVIGRDHLDSGSVASPNRETEAMMDGSDAVSDWPLLNALLNTASGATWVSLHHGGGVGMGYSQHSGMVIVCDGSEDADRRLERVLWNDPATGVMRHADAGYDIAKDCAREQGLDLPAIL from the coding sequence ATGAACCGTCTCGACAATAGCCGCGTGATCCGCAGCCCCAAGGGCGCCGAGATCAGCGCCAAAAGCTGGCTCACCGAAGCGCCGCTGCGGATGCTGATGAACAATCTCGATCCCGATGTGGCCGAAAACCCGCAGGAACTGGTGGTCTATGGTGGCATCGGCCGCGCCGCGCGCGATTGGGCCAGCTTCGACAAGATCGTCGAGACGCTGAAGCGTCTGGACGATGATCAGACGCTGCTCGTCCAGTCGGGCAAGCCGGTGGGCGTGTTCCGCACCCACAAGGATGCCCCGCGCGTGCTAATCGCCAATTCCAACCTCGTCCCGCAATGGGCGAACTGGGATCATTTCCACGAACTCGATCGCGCCGGGTTGATGATGTACGGGCAGATGACCGCGGGCAGCTGGATCTATATCGGCACGCAGGGCATCGTTCAGGGTACCTATGAAACCTTTGTCGAAATGGGGCGCCAGCATTTCGGCGGCGATCTTTCGGGCAAATGGATCCTCACCGCCGGGCTTGGCGGCATGGGCGGGGCCCAGCCGCTGGCCGCAACGATGGCGGGCGCCTCATGCCTTGCCGTCGAATGCCAGCCCAGCCGCATCGAAATGCGCCTGCGCACAGGCTATCTCGATCGCCAGACCGACAGCCTCGACGAAGCGCTCGACATCATGATGAACGCAAAGACCCCGGTTTCGGTCGGTCTTCTCGGCAATGCGGCCGAGGTTTATCCCGAACTGGTCCGGCGCGGCGTGCGCCCCGATGCGGTGACCGACCAGACATCGGCGCATGATCCGATCAACGGCTATCTCCCCGCCGGCTGGACGCTCGACCAGTGGATGGCGGCGCGCGAAAACGATCCCGCCTCGGTGGAAAAGGCCGCGCGTGCCTCGATGGCGGTGCATGTCCGCGCGATGCTCGATTTCTGGAATCAGGGCATCCCGACCGTCGATTACGGCAATAATATCCGTCAGGTCGCCAAGGACGAGGGCGTCGAGAACGCCTTCGATTTCCCCGGTTTTGTGCCCGCCTATATCCGCCCGCTCTTCTGCCGGGGCATCGGTCCGTTCCGCTGGGCGGCGCTGTCGGGCGATCCCGAGGACATCGCAAAGACCGATGCCAAGGTGAAGGAACTGCTTCCCGATAACGCGCATCTGCACAACTGGCTCGACATGGCGGCCGAGCGTATCCATTTCCAGGGCCTGCCCGCGCGCATCTGCTGGGTCGGGCTCGGCGATCGCCACCGGCTTGGCCTCGCCTTCAACGAAATGGTCCGCAACGGCGAACTGAAGGCGCCGATCGTCATCGGCCGCGACCATCTCGATTCCGGTTCAGTCGCCAGCCCCAATCGCGAAACCGAAGCGATGATGGACGGATCGGACGCCGTGTCCGACTGGCCGCTCCTCAACGCGCTGCTCAACACCGCCAGCGGGGCGACCTGGGTCTCGCTGCATCATGGGGGCGGCGTCGGCATGGGCTATTCGCAGCATAGCGGCATGGTCATCGTGTGCGACGGCAGCGAGGATGCCGATCGCCGCCTCGAACGCGTGCTGTGGAACGATCCCGCCACCGGCGTGATGCGCCACGCCGATGCGGGTTACGACATCGCGAAGGACTGCGCCCGCGAACAGGGGCTGGACCTCCCCGCCATCCTCTGA
- the rpmA gene encoding 50S ribosomal protein L27 produces MAHKKAGGSSRNGRDSAGRRLGVKKFGGQEVIAGNILVRQRGTKFYPGRNVGIGKDHTLFALVDGRVTFHDGKLGRKFCSVDMMAQAAE; encoded by the coding sequence ATGGCACATAAAAAAGCTGGCGGTTCCTCCCGCAACGGTCGCGACTCAGCCGGTCGCCGCCTTGGTGTTAAGAAGTTCGGTGGTCAGGAAGTGATCGCCGGCAACATTCTCGTGCGTCAGCGCGGCACCAAGTTCTACCCGGGCCGCAATGTCGGCATCGGCAAGGATCACACCCTGTTCGCACTCGTCGACGGTCGCGTGACCTTCCACGACGGCAAGCTCGGCCGCAAATTCTGCTCGGTAGACATGATGGCGCAAGCCGCCGAATAA
- a CDS encoding TetR family transcriptional regulator: protein MSIAKRRLSPEHSRAAALAAARDLLIEAGPQAVTLKAVATRIGRTHANLLHHFGSAAGLQKALAAMMADTITAKIGAAVLKIRAEDGDPREVVDLTFDAFDKEGAGALASWMILSGNEDALDPILEAVHRLVDELADDSTVDSSLLHQETLTLVLMALGDALLGGPMANALGLPRDKARELATALLHNSIANRADPAG from the coding sequence ATGTCAATAGCAAAGAGAAGACTGAGCCCCGAACATAGCCGCGCTGCTGCCCTCGCCGCCGCGCGCGACCTGTTGATCGAGGCCGGGCCGCAGGCGGTGACGCTGAAGGCCGTCGCCACCCGGATCGGGCGTACCCACGCCAACCTGCTCCATCATTTCGGGTCGGCCGCCGGGCTGCAAAAGGCGCTGGCCGCGATGATGGCGGATACCATCACCGCCAAGATCGGCGCGGCGGTGCTCAAGATCCGCGCCGAGGACGGCGACCCGCGCGAAGTGGTCGACCTCACCTTCGACGCCTTCGACAAGGAAGGCGCCGGCGCGCTCGCCAGCTGGATGATCCTGTCGGGCAACGAGGATGCTCTCGATCCGATTCTGGAAGCCGTGCACCGGCTGGTCGACGAACTCGCCGACGACAGCACGGTCGACAGCAGCCTGCTCCATCAGGAAACGCTCACGCTGGTGCTGATGGCGCTGGGCGATGCGCTGCTCGGCGGGCCGATGGCCAATGCGCTGGGGCTTCCGCGCGACAAGGCGCGCGAACTGGCCACCGCCCTGCTCCACAATTCGATCGCGAATCGCGCCGATCCGGCGGGCTGA
- a CDS encoding metal-dependent hydrolase, with product MTNEKTPADLTITPRDRRFGRGSAQDRWWLGGDPIATAFYNALSITFPRGEAFFIDSVRAHRDGVPPKLEKEINAFIKQEVIHSREHIAFNKRVEEAGYETRALEQSVIESLEMTKGRPQILNLIATMALEHFTAIIAHELLANPRHLERADAESRHLWRWHATEEIEHKGVAYDTWLYVTRDWGRFRRWRAKSLMMLVVTKNFMRERTRAMLELLRQDGLSGPRIWWGIFAFAFGNPGMIRRIAGAWATFFLPGFHPWNHDDRKLIALAESEYAAALLPKAAAAV from the coding sequence ATGACCAACGAGAAGACGCCCGCTGATCTGACAATTACCCCGCGCGACCGCCGCTTTGGCAGGGGCAGTGCGCAAGATCGTTGGTGGCTTGGTGGGGATCCCATTGCAACGGCTTTTTACAATGCGCTGTCGATTACCTTTCCGCGCGGCGAGGCCTTTTTCATCGACAGCGTGCGCGCGCACCGCGACGGCGTTCCCCCCAAGCTGGAGAAGGAAATCAACGCCTTCATCAAGCAGGAGGTGATCCACAGCCGCGAGCATATTGCGTTCAACAAGCGGGTCGAGGAGGCGGGCTATGAAACCCGCGCGCTGGAGCAGAGCGTGATCGAATCGCTCGAGATGACGAAGGGGCGGCCGCAGATCCTGAACCTCATCGCGACCATGGCGCTGGAGCATTTCACCGCGATCATCGCGCACGAACTGCTGGCCAATCCGCGCCATCTGGAGCGTGCGGACGCGGAATCGCGGCATCTGTGGCGCTGGCATGCGACCGAGGAGATCGAGCATAAGGGCGTCGCCTATGACACCTGGCTGTATGTGACGCGCGACTGGGGGCGCTTTCGCCGCTGGCGCGCCAAGAGCCTGATGATGCTTGTCGTCACCAAGAATTTCATGCGCGAACGCACCCGGGCAATGCTCGAACTGCTGCGGCAGGACGGGCTTTCGGGCCCGCGCATCTGGTGGGGGATATTCGCCTTTGCCTTCGGCAATCCGGGTATGATCCGGCGGATCGCCGGGGCCTGGGCCACCTTCTTCCTGCCGGGGTTCCACCCCTGGAACCATGATGATCGCAAGCTCATCGCGCTTGCCGAAAGCGAATATGCGGCGGCGCTTCTGCCCAAGGCGGCCGCGGCCGTTTGA
- a CDS encoding TonB-dependent receptor, protein MLGKRALLCVSAALVPQAALAADDIQSGLDEIVVTAQKREQNLNDVPISISVVGSAAIEAARAQDLRDISRLVSNFSVQRQGGLDTVFIRGIGGGGRNIGMSGRAGVYVDGVYAGQFASINQDTLSVDRIEVLRGPQGQLFGRNTVSGAVNIVTQKPGDAFSGHVEAGYGNMDLFEISGALNLPLADGVAVRIAGAHRERDGFVRNDVTGTDIDNVNRDSLRGQLHARLGDRLTFDLAADYSRDKANKLLGEPLNDVFGLNPPSLGTDYDVSFNDDPFQDIRVGGVSGTFTHELSDSAELVSISGYRETRWKRRNDLDYIPLDLFVFDFSDRFSQFSQEVRVSFGKGGPLSGVAGVYYFDETAKTHRGVTAGSQVEILPYGFVPGDQAWVKAEIHSQSIAGFASVDWAAAERLTVNLGARYTHERRKLVDYSSLGQAVINVATIPGYSDKRSSDSLDPTIGITYAVSDQANLYAKYARGFKTGGWNIDFISPQVFTDALRFGDETVNAFEAGVKGESADKRVRYALAGFYAIYDDYQIDQFVDLGGGQVSIQLRNAAKVSSWGAEASVEAAPVTGLLLNAGLGYANASFDRFRNGGGPGIDLDGNRAPYAPRLTATAGARYEVPADFVGGTLGFGLNWNYRSKSYRGPENTADQLIDARHLVDARIELAGQDRRWSVALWGRNLFNDRYVDNRIFDFFATQAVEYGEPRTYGVSARIGL, encoded by the coding sequence ATGCTCGGAAAACGGGCGCTGCTATGCGTATCCGCGGCGCTGGTGCCGCAAGCGGCTCTGGCTGCGGACGATATCCAGTCGGGCCTCGACGAGATCGTGGTCACTGCGCAAAAGCGCGAACAGAATCTGAACGACGTTCCGATTTCGATCAGCGTCGTCGGCAGCGCGGCGATTGAAGCGGCACGCGCGCAGGACCTGCGCGATATCTCGCGCCTCGTCTCGAACTTTTCGGTTCAGCGCCAGGGCGGGCTTGATACCGTATTCATTCGCGGTATTGGCGGCGGCGGGCGCAATATCGGCATGTCGGGCCGGGCGGGCGTTTATGTCGACGGCGTCTATGCGGGGCAGTTCGCGTCGATCAACCAGGATACGCTGTCGGTTGACCGGATCGAGGTGCTGCGCGGGCCGCAGGGCCAGCTTTTCGGGCGCAATACCGTGTCGGGCGCGGTCAACATCGTCACGCAAAAGCCGGGCGATGCGTTTTCCGGCCATGTCGAGGCCGGCTATGGCAATATGGACCTGTTCGAAATCAGCGGTGCGCTGAACCTGCCGCTGGCGGACGGTGTTGCCGTACGGATCGCCGGGGCGCACCGCGAACGCGACGGCTTTGTCCGCAACGACGTGACCGGCACCGATATCGACAATGTGAATCGCGACAGCCTGCGCGGCCAGTTGCATGCGCGGCTGGGCGATCGGCTGACCTTCGATCTTGCGGCGGACTATAGTCGCGACAAGGCCAACAAGTTGCTGGGCGAACCGCTCAACGATGTGTTCGGGCTCAACCCGCCCTCGCTGGGTACGGATTATGACGTGTCGTTCAACGACGATCCGTTCCAGGATATCAGGGTGGGTGGCGTTTCGGGAACGTTCACCCATGAACTGTCGGACAGCGCCGAACTGGTTTCGATCTCGGGCTATCGCGAGACGCGCTGGAAGCGGCGCAACGACCTCGATTACATCCCGCTCGACCTGTTCGTTTTCGACTTCAGCGATCGCTTCAGCCAGTTCAGCCAGGAAGTGCGCGTGAGCTTCGGCAAGGGCGGGCCGCTGAGCGGTGTGGCGGGTGTCTATTATTTCGACGAGACCGCGAAGACGCATCGCGGGGTGACCGCGGGCTCGCAGGTCGAGATTTTGCCTTACGGTTTCGTCCCCGGCGATCAGGCCTGGGTGAAGGCCGAGATTCATTCGCAGTCGATCGCCGGCTTTGCCTCGGTCGACTGGGCGGCCGCCGAGCGCCTGACGGTCAATCTCGGCGCGCGCTATACCCATGAGCGGCGCAAGCTTGTGGATTATTCCTCGCTGGGGCAGGCGGTGATCAACGTCGCGACCATCCCCGGCTATTCCGACAAGCGGTCGAGCGACAGCCTCGATCCGACGATCGGCATCACCTATGCCGTGTCGGATCAGGCCAATCTCTACGCCAAATATGCGCGCGGGTTCAAAACCGGCGGGTGGAATATCGATTTCATCAGCCCGCAGGTGTTCACCGATGCGCTGCGCTTCGGTGACGAGACGGTCAACGCCTTCGAAGCCGGGGTGAAGGGCGAAAGCGCGGACAAGCGCGTCCGTTATGCACTGGCGGGTTTCTACGCGATCTACGACGATTACCAGATCGATCAGTTCGTCGATCTGGGGGGCGGGCAGGTTTCGATCCAGCTGCGCAACGCAGCGAAGGTATCAAGCTGGGGCGCCGAGGCCAGCGTCGAGGCGGCGCCGGTGACCGGCCTGCTGCTGAATGCCGGGCTGGGCTATGCCAATGCCAGCTTCGATCGTTTCCGCAATGGCGGCGGGCCGGGCATCGATCTGGACGGCAACCGGGCACCCTATGCGCCCCGTCTCACCGCCACGGCCGGCGCGCGTTACGAGGTGCCCGCCGATTTCGTGGGCGGGACGCTCGGCTTCGGCCTGAATTGGAATTACCGGTCGAAAAGCTATCGCGGGCCCGAAAACACCGCCGACCAGCTGATCGATGCGCGCCATCTGGTCGATGCGCGGATCGAACTGGCGGGGCAGGATCGGCGCTGGTCGGTCGCGCTTTGGGGACGCAACCTGTTCAACGACCGCTATGTCGACAACCGCATCTTCGATTTCTTCGCGACCCAGGCGGTCGAATATGGCGAACCGCGAACCTATGGGGTGAGCGCGCGCATCGGCCTTTGA